The Breoghania sp. L-A4 sequence GATCGCCGCTTCGCTCTTCAGCTCGAGCATGGAGTAGACGGACTTGACCGCTTCCTTGAAGGGCGCCAGATCGACCTCGCTGACAGTCACGCCCGCTGCGGCGACATCCGCAAGCGCCTTTTCGCCAAGCTCGATCGTCAGGCCCGAGGCATAGCGGCCGTCTTCCACCGCGAGATCGCGCACGATCTTCTGGTTTTCGGGCGAGATCTGATCCCAGGCATCGGCGCCCACGACAAGGGCGGTGACGAGCTGGATGTGGCCGGTCAGGGTGACGTTCTTGATCACCTCATAGAGCTTGGCGCCCTTGATCGCGGTGGGCTGGGCCTCGGCGGCATCGATGGTGCCGAGCTGCAGCGCGGAATAAACCTCGCCCCAGGCGATCGGCGTCGGTTCGGCGCCCATGGCGCGGATGGTCTCGATCCATACGGGCGCGCCGATGGTGCGCATCCGCACGCCCTTGAGATCGGCCGGCGAGGAAATCGGCTTCTGGGTCAGCGCGTGCCGCGCGCCCTGGTACCAGTTGGACGCCAGCATCACGAGGCCGGCCTTCTGCTTCAGCTCCTCGCCCCAGCCGAGATAGGCGTCCGACAGCGCGAACTTGTCGGCTTCCTCGTAGGTGTCGAACAGGAACGGCGCGGACATGATGGCCAGCGACGGCACGAAGCTCGACAGCCGCGCCACATCCGTCACCGTGCCGACATTGCCGCCGGCGCGCGCCTGATCGAGCATCTCGGTGGTGTCGCCGAGCTGCGAGTTGTGGAACACCTCGATCACCACCTCCCCGTTGGTGGCCTTCTCCACGTCCGCCTTGAACTTGTCGAGCCCCTGGCCCATCGGGTCGTTGGGCGCGAGCACCGTGCCGATGCGGAGCGTCGTCTCCGCGGCCGCCGGCAGCGAAAGACCTGCTGTCAAGGCTACCGCCAGACAGACTCCGAGTGTCGTTGATTTGATCATCATGCTTTCCTCCCTCGATGCGGCCGGGTTGGCCGCCATTTCCCTAGAATTGATATTTTAGTTGTGTTGAAATCCTAATTGCGCCATCAATTGCATGTCAACAGGATTCTGGCGCCATCGGACGCATCGTGACCCAATGGCCCCATCAAGACGCCTCGAACCGAGGCTCTCCGACACGAGGAACGCATGACGCAGGTGGCTGCCGGCGACGCAAGACGACACGACATCGCCTTCTCGCTTCTGGGCGAAATGCGCGCGGACCTGGGCGAAAGCCCTCTCTGGTGCGCGCAGGAGCAGTGTGTCTGGTGGGTCGATATCGAGGGATGCCGCGTGCTGCGCACCCGGCTGCCGGGCGGCGAGACCACCGCGTGGAGCACGCCTGAAATGGCCGGCTTCGTGGTGCTGACAGCCCCGGGGAAACCGGCCGTCGGCATGCAGAGCGGCATCTTCCTGCTCGATACGGCGACGGGCGGACTGGAGCGGATCGTGACGCTCGACGCGCCGGGCATGCGCTTCAACGACGCGACCGTCGACGCCGCGGGGCGGCTGTGGGCCGGCACCATGGCGATCGACGTGGGTTCGGCGCCGGGCGCGCTCTATCGCATCGGCGCGGACCGGAGCGCGCACGAAGTGATCGTGGGCCCGCTGACGATCAACGGGCTTGCCGCCGACCAGACGCGGGCGCGGCTTTACGTATCGGACTGCCATCCGTCCGTGCAGACGGTGTGGCGCTTTCATTGCGACCCCGCCACCGGCGCGCTGAGCGGAAGGACCACCTTCGCACGCTTCCACGACCTGGCGGGACGGCCGGACGGTGCGGCGCTCGACGCGGACGGCAACTATTGGATCGCGGCCGTGGGCGGCGGCTGCCTGCACGTCTTCTCGCCTCAAGGCATGCTTCTCGCCACCCATGAAACGCCCTTTGACCTGCCCACAAAGCCCGCCTTTTGCGGCGCCAATCTGGATACGGTCCTCGTGACCTCCAAGCGCGACGCCGCTTCGGGCGGCCACCTGGCGATCGGCCAGGCATCGGACGAGAGAAAATGCGCCGGGCATCCTGCCCACCACTGGAACATCGCGTGACATCGGGACCGCCTGGCCGCGCGCCGACGGTCCTTGGAACACACAAAACAGCGCGGGCAAGCGCTGACTGAAGACGGGGAGAAACGCTTGGCGAAGAACACTCGCAAGAAGCAGCCGGGAACCTTGCGCAGCGCGCGCTGGTTCGCCGCCGATGACCTGCGCTCGTTCGGACACCGTTCCCGGATGATGCAGATGGGACTGGCATCCGAGGACTGGACGGACCGTCCCGTCATCGCCGTCGTCAACACCTGGTCCGAGGCGCAGCCGTGCCACATGCATTTCCGCGCCCGCGCGGAAGACGTGAAGCGCGGCATCCTGCAGGCCGGCGGGCTGCCGATGGAACTGCCGGCGCTGTCGCTGTCGGAGAGCTTCGTCAAGCCGACGACCATGCTCTACCGCAACATGCTGGCGATGGAGACCGAGGAGCTGCTGCGCTCGCACCCCGTCGACGGCGCCGTCTTGATGGGCGGTTGCGACAAGACCACGCCCGGCCTCGTCATGGGCGCGATCAGCGCCGGACTGCCGATGATCTATCTGCCGGCGGGGCCCATGCTGCGCGGCAACTTCAAGGGACAGCACCTGGGCTCAGGCTCCGACGCCTGGAAGTACTGGGACGAGCGCCGCGCCGGCAACCTCAGCGACGAGGACTGGACCGGGCTGGAGGGCGGAATCGCGCGCTCCTACGGCCATTGCATGACCATGGGCACCGCCAGCACCATGACGGCGATCGCCGAGGCGATGGGCCTGACCCTGCCCGGCGCCAGCTCGATTCCGGCAGCCGATTCTAACCACATCCGCATGTCGGCCGCTTGCGGCCGGCGCATCGTCGACATGGTGTGGGAGGATCTGACGCCGGACCAGATCATCACGCGGGCGGCGGTGATCAACG is a genomic window containing:
- a CDS encoding C4-dicarboxylate TRAP transporter substrate-binding protein, encoding MTAGLSLPAAAETTLRIGTVLAPNDPMGQGLDKFKADVEKATNGEVVIEVFHNSQLGDTTEMLDQARAGGNVGTVTDVARLSSFVPSLAIMSAPFLFDTYEEADKFALSDAYLGWGEELKQKAGLVMLASNWYQGARHALTQKPISSPADLKGVRMRTIGAPVWIETIRAMGAEPTPIAWGEVYSALQLGTIDAAEAQPTAIKGAKLYEVIKNVTLTGHIQLVTALVVGADAWDQISPENQKIVRDLAVEDGRYASGLTIELGEKALADVAAAGVTVSEVDLAPFKEAVKSVYSMLELKSEAAIVNKVLGR
- a CDS encoding SMP-30/gluconolactonase/LRE family protein, producing MTQVAAGDARRHDIAFSLLGEMRADLGESPLWCAQEQCVWWVDIEGCRVLRTRLPGGETTAWSTPEMAGFVVLTAPGKPAVGMQSGIFLLDTATGGLERIVTLDAPGMRFNDATVDAAGRLWAGTMAIDVGSAPGALYRIGADRSAHEVIVGPLTINGLAADQTRARLYVSDCHPSVQTVWRFHCDPATGALSGRTTFARFHDLAGRPDGAALDADGNYWIAAVGGGCLHVFSPQGMLLATHETPFDLPTKPAFCGANLDTVLVTSKRDAASGGHLAIGQASDERKCAGHPAHHWNIA